A single window of Flavobacterium aestivum DNA harbors:
- a CDS encoding UDP-N-acetylmuramoyl-L-alanyl-D-glutamate--2,6-diaminopimelate ligase, whose amino-acid sequence MSILRDILYKVAIESVSGSTEIAINKMDFDSRKIEKNDVFIAIRGTVSDGHDFIEKAIELGASAVICDTLPKVLAKEVTYVCVKDTNLALAHMAANYYGNPSDGLKLVGITGTNGKTTIASLLYQLFKKAGFKVGLLSTVKILVDDVEYKATHTTPDSITINHFLREMIEAGVTYCFMEVSSHGIHQKRTEGLHFVGGIFTNLSHDHLDYHPTFAEYRDVKKSFFDNLSSTAFALSNIDDKNGQVMLQNTSARKRTYALKTYSDYKAQILENQLSGLLLKINGNEVWVKLIGTFNAYNLLAIYGTAIELGLDSFEVLRLMSELESVSGRFQFIVSSSNVTAIVDYAHTPDALENVLNTINDVRTKNEQLITVVGCGGNRDKTKRPIMAGIASDLSDKVILTSDNPRDEEPETIIQEMEKGVAAQNFKKVLTITDRLQAIKTACQLAQPNDIILIAGKGHETYQEIKGVRHDFDDMKNVKEILEQLLK is encoded by the coding sequence ATGAGTATACTAAGAGATATATTATATAAAGTAGCTATAGAATCGGTAAGTGGTTCTACAGAAATTGCTATTAACAAAATGGATTTCGATTCTAGAAAAATTGAAAAAAATGATGTTTTTATAGCGATTAGAGGAACAGTTTCAGACGGGCATGATTTTATAGAGAAAGCTATAGAGCTAGGAGCTTCGGCAGTTATTTGTGATACTTTGCCAAAGGTTTTAGCAAAAGAAGTTACCTATGTGTGTGTGAAAGATACTAATCTTGCTTTAGCCCATATGGCAGCCAATTATTACGGAAATCCTTCTGATGGTTTAAAATTAGTGGGAATTACTGGGACAAATGGTAAAACAACAATTGCTTCTTTATTGTATCAATTGTTTAAAAAAGCGGGTTTTAAAGTTGGGTTACTATCTACAGTCAAAATTTTGGTTGATGATGTAGAATATAAAGCAACACATACGACACCAGACTCTATAACCATAAATCATTTTTTGAGAGAAATGATCGAGGCAGGAGTAACATATTGTTTTATGGAGGTGAGTTCACATGGAATTCATCAAAAAAGAACTGAAGGATTGCATTTTGTAGGCGGAATTTTTACCAATTTATCACACGATCATTTAGATTATCATCCCACTTTTGCTGAATACAGAGACGTGAAAAAATCGTTTTTTGATAATTTGTCCAGCACAGCTTTTGCATTGTCAAATATAGATGATAAAAATGGGCAAGTAATGCTGCAAAATACTTCAGCAAGAAAACGTACTTACGCTTTAAAAACATATTCTGATTATAAAGCTCAAATTCTAGAAAATCAATTATCTGGTTTGTTGCTGAAAATTAACGGAAATGAAGTTTGGGTAAAATTAATAGGGACTTTCAATGCCTATAATCTTTTGGCTATTTACGGAACGGCAATAGAATTAGGATTGGATAGCTTTGAAGTACTTCGATTAATGTCTGAATTAGAAAGTGTATCCGGACGATTCCAGTTTATTGTTTCCAGCTCAAATGTAACGGCAATTGTAGATTATGCTCACACACCAGATGCTCTGGAAAATGTTTTGAATACGATTAATGATGTACGTACAAAAAATGAACAACTAATTACGGTTGTTGGTTGTGGAGGAAATAGAGATAAAACCAAAAGGCCTATAATGGCAGGTATAGCCTCAGATTTGAGTGATAAAGTGATTCTTACATCAGATAATCCAAGAGATGAAGAACCGGAAACAATTATCCAAGAAATGGAAAAAGGAGTAGCTGCTCAAAATTTTAAAAAAGTTTTGACAATTACAGATAGACTGCAAGCTATAAAAACGGCTTGCCAATTGGCCCAACCAAATGATATTATATTGATTGCCGGAAAAGGACATGAAACGTATCAGGAAATCAAAGGGGTACGTCATGATTTTGATGACATGAAAAATGTAAAAGAAATTTTAGAACAACTGTTAAAATAA
- a CDS encoding cell division protein FtsQ/DivIB, whose protein sequence is MKIFNWNNIRLFLMFFLVIFLFSFTSKRNSKRKLTKSTVVFVGENSLFIKQESVNKLLIENNSNATTVRKDRLDLNKLEQVLNAQAMIERADVFVSIDGVLKAVVKQKTPIARVFNDEGSFYIDSEGNKMPLSANFTARVPLVSGEINKKNSEDLFKLFKIIYDDEFLKKNIIGIKVMPNSSLLMLNRNYNFQIDFGNMINVERKFKNYKAFFQKVSLDSSLYKYKKIDLRFTEQVVCTK, encoded by the coding sequence ATGAAAATCTTTAATTGGAATAATATAAGGTTATTTCTTATGTTTTTCTTGGTGATTTTTCTTTTTTCTTTCACATCAAAAAGAAATTCGAAGAGAAAATTAACAAAATCCACAGTTGTTTTTGTAGGTGAAAACTCTCTATTTATCAAGCAGGAGTCGGTTAATAAATTGTTAATAGAAAATAATTCGAACGCGACAACCGTAAGAAAAGATAGGTTAGATTTGAATAAGCTAGAGCAAGTATTAAATGCTCAGGCCATGATCGAGAGAGCAGATGTGTTTGTAAGTATCGATGGAGTTCTAAAGGCGGTTGTAAAACAAAAGACACCTATAGCTAGAGTTTTTAATGATGAGGGCTCCTTCTATATTGATAGTGAGGGTAATAAAATGCCGTTGTCAGCCAATTTTACGGCTCGAGTTCCGCTTGTTTCCGGTGAGATAAACAAGAAAAACAGCGAAGATTTATTTAAATTATTTAAGATAATTTATGATGATGAGTTTCTGAAAAAAAACATTATTGGTATCAAAGTTATGCCCAATAGTAGCTTATTAATGCTGAATAGAAACTATAATTTTCAAATTGATTTTGGAAATATGATAAATGTTGAACGAAAATTCAAAAACTATAAAGCTTTTTTTCAAAAAGTAAGTTTAGATAGTTCGTTGTATAAATATAAAAAGATTGATCTGAGATTTACGGAACAAGTTGTTTGCACTAAATAA
- the mraY gene encoding phospho-N-acetylmuramoyl-pentapeptide-transferase, translating into MLYYLFQYLDKVMDVPGTGVFQYITFRSSLALMLSLLLSTIYGKRIIGFLSRQQVGETVRELGLAGQNEKAGTPTMGGIIIIFATLVPVILFAKLHNIYIVLLIVTTLWMGTIGFIDDYIKIFKKDKQGLKGIFKVFGQVGLGLIVGSVLYFSPSVTVRTDTGNSDIFRNPTETVINQASLEEKSTATTIPFFKNNEFDYAELLAWTGEGYEKWAWLVFIPIVIFIITAVSNGANLTDGIDGLAAGTSAVSVFALAIFTFVSGNIIFSNYLNIMYIPNSGEMTVFIASFLGALIGFLWYNSYPASVFMGDTGSLTIGGIIAVLAIAVRKEMLIPLLCGIFLVENFSVVLQVSYFKYTKKRFGEGRRIFLMSPLHHHYQKKGYHESKIVTRFWVVAIMLAILSIVTLKLR; encoded by the coding sequence ATGCTATACTACTTATTTCAATATTTAGACAAAGTAATGGATGTTCCTGGAACAGGAGTTTTTCAATACATTACTTTTAGATCTTCTTTGGCATTAATGTTATCATTGCTATTGTCTACTATTTACGGAAAACGAATTATTGGTTTTTTAAGTAGACAACAAGTTGGAGAAACAGTTCGTGAATTAGGATTGGCAGGACAAAATGAAAAGGCTGGTACACCAACTATGGGGGGAATTATTATCATATTTGCCACATTGGTTCCAGTAATACTTTTTGCAAAATTGCATAATATCTATATTGTTTTATTGATAGTAACCACATTATGGATGGGAACTATCGGTTTTATTGACGATTATATTAAAATTTTCAAGAAAGACAAACAAGGACTTAAGGGAATCTTCAAAGTTTTTGGACAAGTTGGTTTGGGATTGATCGTGGGATCGGTATTGTATTTCAGCCCATCGGTTACTGTAAGAACTGATACAGGGAATAGTGATATTTTTAGAAATCCTACAGAAACAGTAATAAATCAAGCATCATTAGAAGAGAAATCTACAGCAACGACTATTCCGTTTTTTAAAAATAACGAATTTGATTATGCTGAACTATTGGCTTGGACCGGAGAGGGCTATGAAAAATGGGCTTGGTTGGTTTTTATACCAATCGTGATTTTTATCATTACTGCAGTTTCTAACGGAGCCAACTTAACAGATGGTATAGATGGTCTGGCCGCAGGAACTTCTGCAGTGTCGGTCTTTGCACTGGCGATTTTTACTTTTGTATCAGGTAATATTATATTTTCTAATTATTTGAATATAATGTACATCCCCAATTCAGGAGAAATGACAGTTTTTATAGCGTCATTTCTTGGGGCATTGATTGGATTTCTTTGGTACAACTCCTATCCAGCTTCTGTTTTTATGGGAGATACAGGAAGTTTAACTATAGGAGGGATAATAGCGGTTCTAGCTATTGCAGTCCGAAAAGAAATGCTAATTCCATTATTATGCGGGATCTTTCTGGTAGAAAATTTTTCTGTAGTCTTACAAGTAAGTTATTTTAAATACACCAAAAAACGTTTTGGAGAGGGACGAAGAATTTTTCTGATGTCACCGTTGCATCATCACTATCAGAAGAAGGGTTATCATGAAAGCAAAATTGTTACCCGATTTTGGGTTGTAGCCATCATGTTAGCCATATTGTCTATTGTTACACTAAAATTAAGATAG
- the murG gene encoding undecaprenyldiphospho-muramoylpentapeptide beta-N-acetylglucosaminyltransferase — protein sequence MAKHKFILSGGGTGGHIYPAIAIANELKLRFPDAEILFVGAEDKMEMQKVPQAGYKIKGLWIAGLQRKLTIQNAMFPFKLLNSLWESRKIIKKFKPDVVIGTGGFASGPLLKMANSTNIPTVIQEQNSYPGITNKLLSKKANIICVAYDNLERFFPKDKMILTGNPVRQDLIDIDGKREEAIQHFKLDKNKKTLLVLGGSLGARRINQLIEKELDKFLSLNVQVIWQCGKFYLDEYKKYNKPNVQVVAFIERMDLVYAAADVIVSRAGASSVSELCIVGKPVIFIPSPNVAEDHQTKNAQAMVDKKGAILLRESQLDEDFGIVFESLVKDSGKQEQLAQNIKKLARPKATEQIVDEIVKLIEKK from the coding sequence ATGGCAAAACATAAATTCATATTAAGCGGAGGAGGAACAGGAGGGCATATCTATCCTGCAATTGCTATTGCAAACGAATTAAAACTCCGTTTTCCGGACGCCGAAATTTTGTTTGTTGGTGCCGAGGATAAAATGGAAATGCAAAAAGTGCCTCAAGCAGGCTACAAAATAAAAGGACTTTGGATTGCAGGATTGCAAAGAAAATTAACAATTCAGAATGCAATGTTCCCATTTAAATTATTAAATAGTTTATGGGAATCCAGAAAAATAATAAAAAAGTTTAAGCCGGATGTAGTTATAGGAACCGGAGGGTTTGCAAGTGGACCATTGCTGAAAATGGCTAATTCAACGAATATCCCGACTGTAATTCAGGAGCAAAATTCCTATCCGGGGATTACCAATAAATTATTAAGCAAGAAAGCCAATATTATTTGTGTGGCGTATGATAATCTGGAAAGGTTTTTCCCTAAAGATAAAATGATATTAACCGGAAATCCGGTTCGCCAAGATTTAATAGACATAGACGGAAAAAGAGAAGAAGCGATCCAACATTTTAAATTGGATAAAAATAAAAAAACTCTTTTGGTGTTGGGAGGAAGTCTTGGAGCAAGAAGAATAAATCAATTGATAGAAAAAGAACTGGATAAATTTCTGTCACTTAATGTTCAGGTTATCTGGCAATGTGGCAAATTTTATTTAGATGAATATAAAAAATACAATAAGCCCAATGTTCAGGTGGTGGCTTTTATAGAGCGAATGGATCTGGTTTATGCAGCAGCAGATGTTATTGTTTCCAGAGCAGGAGCATCTTCGGTTTCAGAATTGTGCATAGTTGGGAAACCAGTGATTTTTATTCCATCTCCTAATGTGGCTGAAGATCACCAAACTAAAAATGCTCAGGCAATGGTCGATAAAAAAGGAGCCATTTTACTTAGAGAATCTCAATTAGATGAAGATTTTGGTATTGTTTTTGAATCACTGGTAAAAGATTCGGGAAAACAGGAACAGTTAGCTCAAAACATAAAAAAATTGGCTAGACCAAAAGCAACGGAACAAATAGTTGATGAAATTGTGAAGTTGATCGAAAAAAAGTAA
- the murC gene encoding UDP-N-acetylmuramate--L-alanine ligase, with translation MNLNQIKNVYFIGIGGIGMSALARYFKTIGKQVSGYDKTPSILTSELIESGIDIHFEDSIALIPNDFYVENTLVIITPAVPISHSEWNYFLERDFQVKKRAEVLGIITKDTFCFAVAGTHGKTTTSSILGHILHESGADVTAFIGGIVENYDSNLIGTGKTVTVVEADEFDRSFLHLYPNIACVTSMDADHLDIYGTSDAIEASFVEFANKIEDKTKLFITNELPIDGQVCAVNEEGIYKAFNVRIENGSYVFDVKTPNGLIKDLRFGLPGKHNLMNALMALAMAITYGTPTEVVAKALLSFKGIRRRFSYQIKEENLVYIDDYAHHPTEINAVHQAVRELYPGQKVLAIFQPHLFSRTKDFADNFAKSLSAFDEVLLMEIYPARELPMEGVNSQWLMDKMTNEHKRLISKEDLIPTILANDARVIVTIGAGDLGEMVPSIKKALYENL, from the coding sequence ATGAACCTGAATCAAATAAAAAACGTCTATTTCATTGGTATTGGAGGCATCGGAATGAGTGCTTTGGCTCGTTATTTCAAGACAATCGGAAAACAAGTTTCGGGTTATGATAAAACGCCTTCTATTCTTACCAGTGAATTAATTGAAAGTGGAATTGATATACACTTTGAAGATAGTATTGCATTGATTCCAAATGATTTTTATGTAGAAAACACTTTGGTTATTATCACACCAGCAGTGCCTATTTCACACTCTGAATGGAATTACTTTTTAGAAAGAGACTTTCAGGTAAAGAAGAGAGCCGAAGTTTTGGGGATAATAACAAAAGATACTTTTTGTTTTGCAGTAGCGGGTACCCACGGGAAAACAACTACTTCAAGTATTTTAGGACATATATTACATGAAAGTGGAGCTGATGTTACCGCTTTTATAGGAGGAATTGTAGAGAATTATGATTCGAATTTAATAGGAACCGGAAAGACGGTTACCGTAGTTGAAGCCGATGAATTTGATCGTTCCTTTTTGCACTTGTATCCCAATATTGCCTGTGTCACATCGATGGATGCTGATCATTTGGATATTTACGGAACAAGTGACGCTATTGAGGCATCTTTTGTAGAATTTGCTAATAAGATTGAGGATAAAACAAAACTCTTTATAACTAATGAATTGCCTATTGACGGGCAGGTATGTGCTGTAAATGAGGAAGGAATCTATAAAGCTTTCAATGTAAGGATAGAAAATGGTAGTTATGTTTTTGATGTAAAAACTCCAAACGGATTAATAAAAGATTTGCGTTTTGGACTACCGGGTAAACATAACTTAATGAATGCTTTAATGGCACTGGCTATGGCAATAACTTACGGAACCCCAACCGAGGTTGTTGCTAAGGCTTTGTTGTCATTCAAGGGGATAAGAAGACGTTTCTCTTATCAAATAAAAGAAGAAAATTTAGTTTATATAGATGATTATGCACATCATCCTACAGAGATAAATGCGGTTCATCAAGCGGTTAGGGAATTGTATCCGGGTCAAAAGGTTCTGGCAATTTTCCAGCCCCATTTATTTAGTAGAACAAAAGATTTTGCTGATAATTTTGCCAAAAGTTTATCGGCTTTTGATGAAGTGCTTTTAATGGAAATTTATCCGGCAAGAGAACTGCCGATGGAGGGTGTAAATTCACAATGGCTAATGGATAAAATGACAAACGAACATAAAAGGCTAATCTCAAAAGAGGATTTAATTCCTACTATTTTGGCTAATGATGCTCGTGTTATTGTAACTATTGGAGCAGGTGATTTAGGAGAAATGGTACCATCAATAAAAAAAGCATTATATGAAAATCTTTAA
- a CDS encoding FtsW/RodA/SpoVE family cell cycle protein translates to MKELVNKLKGDKGIWSFVALLAMFSFMPVFSASSNLAYIGHGTGNTLGYLVKHLAHICIGFVIIYWIHNIPYHYFRAISKAGLPVVWLLLLYTLAKGTAIGGANASRWIQIPFVGLSFQTSALAAIILFIFVARYLSKTRENPITFKSSLWELWTPVFITLALILPANFSTTALIFAMVIMLTFVGKYPLKYIFSIIGSGIVFLAFFVLLSKAFPDSKFFSRVGTWGSRIENFTSNKADEDDYQIEKAKIAIASGQIYGLGPGKSVQKNFLPQSSSDFIYAIIVEEYGLVGGLGVLVLYLLLLFRFVVASHKANTLFGKLVVIGLGFPMIFQAMINMAVAVELLPVTGQTLPLISSGGSSIWMTCFGLGIILSVTKKEEEIAQEKLEKERREEALQKLIDRELEADLNADQELDKEEFDSNNYSITDNSKNPMDAVLK, encoded by the coding sequence ATGAAAGAACTAGTTAACAAATTAAAAGGAGATAAAGGCATTTGGTCATTCGTGGCACTATTGGCTATGTTTTCGTTTATGCCTGTTTTTAGTGCGAGTAGTAATTTGGCATACATAGGTCACGGAACTGGAAATACTTTGGGATACTTGGTAAAACATTTGGCTCATATCTGTATCGGTTTTGTGATTATTTATTGGATTCATAATATACCGTATCATTATTTTAGGGCTATCTCAAAAGCAGGATTACCGGTAGTTTGGCTTTTGTTATTGTATACATTGGCAAAAGGAACGGCAATAGGCGGAGCTAATGCGAGTAGATGGATTCAAATTCCTTTTGTGGGATTGTCTTTTCAGACATCAGCGTTGGCAGCGATCATTTTGTTCATATTCGTAGCTCGTTATTTATCAAAAACAAGAGAAAACCCAATTACGTTCAAGTCCTCTTTATGGGAACTTTGGACTCCGGTTTTTATAACATTAGCGCTAATTTTACCAGCCAATTTTTCTACCACAGCTTTGATATTTGCAATGGTAATCATGTTGACTTTTGTTGGTAAATATCCGTTGAAGTATATTTTTTCGATCATAGGCTCAGGTATTGTATTTCTGGCATTTTTCGTTTTGCTTTCAAAAGCTTTTCCTGATTCTAAATTTTTTAGCAGGGTAGGAACATGGGGTAGTCGTATAGAGAATTTTACCAGCAACAAAGCCGATGAGGATGATTACCAAATTGAGAAAGCGAAAATAGCCATAGCTTCTGGCCAAATATATGGGCTTGGACCTGGTAAAAGTGTACAGAAGAATTTTTTGCCCCAATCCTCTTCCGATTTTATTTATGCCATTATAGTTGAGGAATACGGATTGGTTGGCGGATTAGGAGTTTTGGTTTTGTATTTGCTTCTATTGTTTCGTTTTGTAGTAGCATCCCATAAAGCCAATACTCTTTTTGGGAAATTAGTGGTCATAGGACTAGGATTTCCAATGATATTTCAAGCCATGATTAATATGGCTGTAGCGGTAGAATTGTTGCCGGTTACAGGGCAAACGCTGCCATTAATAAGTAGTGGAGGTAGTTCTATCTGGATGACCTGTTTTGGACTCGGAATTATTTTAAGCGTTACCAAAAAAGAAGAGGAAATTGCACAGGAAAAACTCGAAAAGGAAAGAAGAGAAGAAGCACTCCAAAAACTTATCGATAGGGAGTTAGAAGCAGATCTTAATGCAGACCAAGAGTTAGATAAAGAAGAGTTTGATTCAAATAATTATTCTATAACGGATAATTCTAAAAATCCAATGGATGCAGTGCTGAAATAA
- the murD gene encoding UDP-N-acetylmuramoyl-L-alanine--D-glutamate ligase: MRLVVLGAGESGVGTAILGKKQGYDVFVSDFGKIQGSYKEVLIINGIAWEEGKHTEELVLNADVVMKSPGIPDKSPIIKQLKEKGVSIVSEIEFAAPFTEATTVGITGSNGKTTTTMLTYHLLKSAGLNVGLAGNIGKSFAWQVAENKYDVYVLELSSFQLDGIINYKPHIAVITNISPDHLDRYNYKYQNYIDSKFRITMNQTEEDFLIYDYTDEAISEWLKNNKTKAKLIPFSLTDTFNEGAYIKNNKMDVKINHEEFTMETEYIALEGKHNIKNAMAATSVAKILQIRNATIRESLSNFQGVEHRLEKVLKIQNVQYINDSKATNVNATFFALDSMNTSTVWIVGGVDKGNDYNELMSLVREKVKAIVCLGIDNKKIIDVFGGVVDIMVEVDNMNDAVRMAQRLTEKGDTVLLSPACASFDLFENYEDRGRQFKQAVKNL, encoded by the coding sequence ATGAGGCTAGTAGTATTAGGAGCTGGAGAAAGCGGTGTTGGAACTGCTATACTAGGGAAGAAGCAAGGTTATGATGTTTTTGTTTCTGACTTTGGAAAAATACAAGGAAGTTACAAAGAAGTTCTTATCATTAATGGAATTGCCTGGGAAGAGGGTAAACACACAGAAGAGCTGGTATTGAATGCAGATGTGGTGATGAAAAGCCCTGGGATTCCTGACAAATCTCCAATCATTAAGCAATTAAAAGAGAAAGGGGTTTCTATCGTTTCCGAAATTGAATTTGCAGCTCCATTTACAGAAGCCACGACTGTCGGAATAACAGGAAGTAACGGTAAAACTACCACGACAATGCTAACCTATCATTTGCTGAAATCAGCAGGATTGAATGTAGGTCTGGCAGGCAATATCGGAAAAAGCTTTGCTTGGCAAGTAGCAGAGAATAAGTATGATGTTTATGTGCTGGAATTAAGCAGTTTTCAGCTTGACGGCATTATAAATTACAAGCCACATATAGCAGTAATTACGAATATTAGTCCGGATCATTTAGATCGATATAATTATAAATATCAAAATTATATAGATTCAAAATTTAGGATAACAATGAATCAAACCGAAGAAGACTTCTTGATTTATGATTATACTGATGAGGCTATTTCGGAATGGCTAAAAAATAATAAGACAAAAGCTAAATTAATTCCTTTTTCATTGACAGATACTTTCAACGAAGGAGCTTATATAAAAAACAATAAAATGGACGTAAAAATTAACCACGAAGAGTTTACAATGGAAACAGAATATATTGCATTGGAAGGGAAACATAATATAAAAAATGCAATGGCGGCAACATCTGTAGCAAAGATTTTACAAATTAGAAATGCAACTATCCGTGAAAGTTTGTCCAACTTTCAAGGGGTTGAACATCGTTTAGAGAAAGTTTTAAAAATTCAAAATGTTCAATACATCAATGACTCAAAAGCTACAAATGTAAATGCAACATTCTTTGCTTTAGATAGCATGAATACTTCAACGGTTTGGATTGTTGGGGGAGTAGACAAAGGGAATGATTATAATGAATTGATGTCTTTGGTTCGTGAAAAGGTAAAAGCTATCGTTTGTTTGGGTATCGATAATAAAAAGATTATTGATGTTTTTGGAGGTGTTGTAGATATAATGGTCGAAGTAGACAATATGAATGATGCTGTTCGTATGGCACAGCGTCTAACCGAAAAAGGAGATACGGTTTTATTATCACCAGCATGTGCAAGTTTTGATTTATTCGAAAATTACGAAGATAGAGGAAGACAATTCAAGCAAGCAGTAAAAAATTTATAA